GGAGGTAGCTGGGGTTGACCCGGTCGTGAGCTCGGTACTCCATACGGACTTGGGGCAGGCTGAGATGTGGGAATCTGACCGGAAAAGGGTGGCTGTCCGGGAAGTGGCGGTTGTCCGGGTAGAGGCGGCTGAGAAGTAGATCCAGCTGCTGGAATCGGAGGCTGACCAGGTGCTGCTCCCGGCGTTGCCGCTTTCGGAGGCGGCATGTGCGGCAGTCCCGCCAAAGTGGCGCTGTTCAAGCTCATCTGATTAATCCCACTGGCCACGCTTTGTGGAGTGCTGCTGGGCGGTAGGGCTCCGTTGACATAACTTCCAGCTTGCGTCGGTGGTGGAGCACCGAATGcagcattgttgttgttggtcgGAGGGGGTGCCGCATTAGAGTTGAACTGATTGAAACCGGTTGGCGGTGGTGCCGCAGCAGCGGGAGCTCCTTGGGGGAGTGGTGGCTTCAGGGGATTGGCCCCACCGACACCGCCACCCACACTCAAACCTCCCATCGACGTGGCCAACTGCAAAAgagaatgtttttttttttattaatttcacTTCATTTTTCTTATCTACAAGCTCAGCTTCACTCTTCTATTATGAAATCACGGATGACCTCTTTTACTGAATGAAGTGCTCGTAGCTGCTTATCAGCCGAAATTTCTAAACTTAAAAATACGCACAGGAGTACCTAAACCGAGATACTTCATCTCAATATCAAGGTGGCCAATTGGTTCAAAAGAGTAACGTAATTCTGAAATTCATTTCAGATTCTAACCCTATTCTTATTATCAACTAGCCCAATAGGCTATTGACAGAATGAAGCCGGAGGGAATACACATATATTTGACGTGTGCAGCGGGATTGTCTTCCAATTCTTCTTAAAGCTGCCATGGTTAAAGCTATCTATTCACCTGCTGCTGGTAGTTGCCATTGAGGTAAGGCTGGGATGCCGCCGAcgttggtggtggtgctccgtactgtggttgttgttgctgctgctgcggaggcagttgttgctgcggcggctgctgctgcggtagttgttgttgctgcggtgGCCAACCTCCGGAATTTGGAGGAGGAGCACCGAACTGGGGTTGCTGCTGGAACTGCGTGGGCGGTGGCCCGTACATATTCGGATTCATTTCTGGCCCGGATTAATCACCTTGGTTTTAGCGGAGAGGGTCGACGCTAAGCCAACAAACAACTTTCACGGAAAACGAAGAGAAAACACACGGATTGGCTCAAAGTTCGCCACGGCGATTTGGCAATTTCGGGGGCTATTCGGCCGGATTCCTGACCACTGACTCCTCGATTTTGGCCACTCTGTATTGGCCTCAACTCTCGACGGCCGCGGCGAACGATCGCTGGTTGAAAAACAAGAATAATTTCGAGCTAAACGAACTTCCACGTCAGTTCCCTAATTCGATCTTTTTTGCTCTTTTTGCCTTGCCACGTAAGCTATCGGTAATCGGCAGTGGAAAATCGAATGTCAATCGATTATGCTCATTTGTCTGTTATCGCCGTTTCGATACTCATGTTGAATTTAACAGCGCTGCTGTTAGCGAACAGCTGCGAGTTATGTTAGTGTGAGGTGGTGCAATAGAATACAGTGACGTCACTAAGTATGATggcttaaaataaataagtgaaTAAGATATAATCAAAGTTAAAACtactatgtatatttttacaattttattaaaatatccCTTATTACAACTTACATTCAGTGTTTTATATTAGATTTAATTTCTGGTCGGGAGGAAATGTTACCAAAGGCTCCGAAATTTCCTCCAATCTGCCGGCCCAGGCCCTGGTGTCCACCGTAATGGAGTCCTTCCCGAAGTGGACTACGGGTTGCATGATCTTGTTAAATCGCAGTCCTGTGTAACGCTCTATTTCGCCTACTTTGACGCGGTGGTCATTCAACTTGCCGCCAACCCTTCGGCTGTTTTCGATGATAAATGCTTCCATGAAGGGTTCGGATCCCGGAACTCCACTCTCCACGATCAATACCTTAAAAAAATGGGATGGCACTGGAATCGGAATCCAGTCAAACACCTCATACTTCATGGTCCATTTGCCAATCTCGTAACAGGTTGGCGTGTAAATCGGTCCAGTGTAGGCGTACACTGAGCCAAACTCCTTGGCCATGCTGGACACGTAGTTCTCCAGATCGTTCCAGATTCTCCTCTTGAACGCCTTGCAGATGCTCATCGAACCGGAGCTCAGCACATACACATCATTGTAGCGGAGATTCATGGTGCTATAGCCGACTTCATCCGACGATATCCTTTCATAATCCCCACGGAAATGTTCACAAATCCATCTGGCGCCGTTCGTGTGCAGGTCCTGCGAAACCACGTAGTCCTTATGGACGTACAAGTTCTCTGTGCTGGGCAGTCCGTACTTGACTAGGTCCAGCAGATCAGCTGTGGTTGCCGAATCCGTTTTCCGCGTCACCACAGCACTAACGAAATCGAGGATCGGTGATAATACCAGCTCCCTGATTTTGTCGGCCAATGAAGTAGGACGATTCCACAAACGGGCCTCATGGTCTGTCCCAAAAGTGGATAACTTGTGGGAAAATATTAGAAATGAAATCATACAAACATTTCGAAGTTTTCCATATCGCTCACCATGGGATATAACTTGTGACGGTGATGGTAGACATAGGGATCCCTTCGAATCTGCTGGAGCAGCTGCCTTATGGACGCCTCTTGTTGGACAAAGGCTCCACACACAAAACCGGTTACTCCCGCGAGGGCACATAAAGCCCACTGATGAACACTTGATTCGTGAAAGGACATAAGTGGGCCTTACAATAATTTCGTATAGTGTTACTTTGATGAAGTGTGTAATGTAACAATTTGTCAGTCGGTAAAAGAAAGCCTGCTTGCAGttaagttaaatatatatttaacaattGGGATTCCTCCAATTCCTCCACTAACTGAATTCGCGAAAAACTCGCGATTCACTTGGATAATTGCTGCCAAACAGGGCACTCCTCCTCAAACCATCGAAGAACTTGAGGCCTGCGTAGTGCTCAATCTCCCGGATGTCGCAGAGAAACGATCGTAGTGGCAGGCCATCTGGGATTGGAGCATTAGGCAGGACATAGCCCTCCATATAGGGTTTACCCAGTTGCAGTTTTGATTCCACCATGATCACCTTGAAGAAGTGCGTCGGAACTGCAACCATATTCAGTCCGATCATCTCGTACTCCACGGCCCATTTACCTCCCGCCCTTTGATTGGGCTTATATAGTGGACCAGTGCACACGAAAACGGATCCAAATCGGTGGACCAGACTTCGAACATATTGTTCCAAGTTGTTCCACGCGCCTCGGTTGAAGCCCTGGCCAACTTGTGGAGCAATATTCGTTAGGAAGAATGTATCCTCGCAGTGATTCTGCTGCAGATGGTGATTCCCTGCGGCTGCCAAGTGTCCTCGGTCGAATCCAGATCTCCGATAGTCGCTCAGTTCCGATCGGAAGTTGGAGGGCACACTCAAATCCGGCTGGTACGGGTTGCGACCACGTCTGCCTCGATTGGGATGTATGCTGTCCGCTTGGAGATGCTCGCACACCCAGTGGGCTACTCGGTTTCGGCGATCGTAGGAGAGCACGAAGTCACTATAAAGACGCAAGTCGTCCAGGCCAGGGAACCCAAATTTCATGATCTGCCTCATCCGGTGATCGGCTTCATTATTGGTCTCAAAGAAAGTAAACTGGTTTGAGGAAATGTATTGAAGTTAGCTTATTTTCTATTACTTTACATGGGTTACCACTTCATAAATTTTGGGACTGAGATAGTAGGCATAGGGATCCGTTTGTATTAATTCCCACAGGCGTTTTCTGGCATCTGTGTGCTGGAAATACATTCCACCCACGAAGGATGCACAGAGCGCAGTCACTCCCAGGACGAAACCCAGTGCCAGGAGCTGCCATTTTCGGTCCATGAAGTGGGCTCTGTGAATTACCCcttaaaagcaaataaaacatTGTTTATCTAAAGGATTTCTCATGGCCATCATTGTCTCCTTGAACATTAATTTATATTCTATTTTGGAGAAATACTTGATGTGAGGGCACTGGGACTGTCTACGGCATTGGTCATCGGCAACGTTAAGGGATTGGTTAAGGGACCGTTTAGTGAGTGGACTATTGAATTGGATGCTTGGGTGTTGACAAAGTTGCGGTCGAGTCCTTCGAAGAACCGTAGACCAGTAGCGTTTTCTATTTCCCGGACATCGCTGAGAAGCGTCTTCAGTTCGACATTGTTGTTCAGCGGAGAGTTGGGCATCACATAGGCCTCCGCATAGGGAATGGTATCGCTCTCGAACTTCTTATCGATGACCAGGATCTTGAAGAAATGGGTAGGTACGGCCACCATGGTTCTCTCCTCCGACTGGAACTCCAGGAACCAACCGTTCGACTTCAGCTCCCGGGGCAAGTAAATTGATCCGGTGTAGACATAAACGGTTCCATGTCTTTGACTTATCTCATGAACGTACTGCAGCAATCGATCCCAGACAGTGAGATTGAAACCTCTGTTTAGAAAGGGCCTAATGTTGGACAGGAAAAATACCCTGGCTGCCTCTGACTGCCCAAATGCTCCAGCTGGGGCCACGGATGTGGAATCCCCGTAGACGACGCGATTGGACAGATCTACCCGCTCGCAAATCCACAGAATCGCAGAGTTTCTTCGATCGAAGGAGGTCACAAAGTCAAAGGTCTCGTTTATGGTGATATCGTTGGTGCTGGGGAAGCCGTACTTCATGATCCCGCCCAGCTTGTGGCAGTCATTGGGATCCACGTCGAATTCGGAGCTATCAGCGCGCACAGTGAAAATTCCCAGCTATAAGATAGTAAAGGGAGTAGAGTTCGCAAATCGATATCTTATCTTAATCCTTAATCTATTTCCTTACCAGTGCGTACAGTTTCCTTCTGATAAAGTAGGCATGTGGATTTCGTTGCTCCAATCGTCGAATCTTTCGCATGACATCGATGTGCTGATAGTAGGCTCCTAGTGCAAAAAACGATCCAGCAGTGGCCAGAAGACCAAGAATGCCCTTCACTGGCACTTCCATCGATCGTTTATATCAAACCCTGGCAATTTTGTGTTATAAATTAGAAACGAATTCGAAATCGGTAACTTGTTTATTGTGCTGCAAGTAAAAGCTATGAGTTGTGTGTAGAAACTAACTTGGTTGTGCCTTAAATTCGAAAGTACTTCACCCAAAAACCTGACTTTCCTGCAGTTAATCTTTAAAGTTTCCGTGTCCAAGTTCAGACCCGACTGCACTTGCCAACTGCATTAAGTCAATAGAAAAAGTTGCAGTCATCGTTGTAGAGCTAAAAACTAAAAGTCCCCAGGACAAAACATCCCCCATTCCCGTTTGCTGCCCCCTTGAACCGCATAATAAGCGCTTTTTGGGGCTACGCCTGACTAAACCAAAAGCGGCGTCAAGATTTATTCTCGGAATCTCGTCGTACTTTGTTATGCTTAAAAATGTTAGTTGTGGATTTACAGTTTTTCCGTTTTGGCCAGAAAACTTTTCACCCCCTGCCCCAAAACTTTGATCGGTGGAGTGATGAGAAAGTGGACGAGCCAGGGAGGTGGGATTTTGAATTGTTGTTGCCAAAACTATTCTATACCATTTTATTTAAGCCATATTCCAATGAAGTTATTGAATTTTCCGATATAGGCAAAAGGCAAAACCCTTTAACGTAAATCTCTGGGAAACAGTCTTTAAGTTAAGCCCATTCCAAGCTGGGCAAAAACTTTTTCCGACACATGACAAGGAGTTCAAAGTGCAGTAAATTTGTTCGGGATGGAAAACTGTGACCAAGTCTCTGAATTTTCCTTTTCCAGGAACCGAATTCAAATTTCGCCCTCAGCCGCAGGAATTCTGCACCACATCCTTCTTCCATTTCAGTTGGCCGCGAGGCATTGCCAATTAATTTCCAACATCTAATTGGTGGTTGGCCAAATTTATTGGTCTCGTGGTGGAGGGGCTGTTTGTCCTGCCCCCCAGGATCTGTTTGCGTATTGATTGATGCCTGGAGGTCCTTGTGCCAATCTGAGGTGAACTGCATACCTTGTCGCGGGCCCAAGTAACTCGCTTTGCCCCTCGCGGATTTTCTAATCAACAAGGCAGCAGCccaaatttgcataattaaaaCGTTTTCATGTGGCGCAGGTGGAAGGCAGGAAAGGCCACAAGAAAACCCGCCCGCACGCGCGCCCACcccaattttccattttctttgCCAGCCGAAAAACTGACTCGCTAAGTGACTGAAAATTTGTCGCCTCATTTGAGTTTGGATTAATGAATTATGCACTCGGGGCTGCCTAATTAAGCGGGTTTCGAATGTGATTAGGGCCACGCAATTAGCCGATAGGTCTGAGCATTTTCGGGATCTGCGATAATCATTCGCTGACTGACAGCCATAAAAACGTGGCCCCAGGATTCGGAAAAGCATACTCATTACGCAGCCTTTTTCTGGATTTTACAGCAGGTCAACTTAATGTGGTAATTAACTTATCTGTGTTAAGAAAGGATGGATCGGTTAACCTTTTATGCGTGCCAATTAGCGCCAGAAGGTCTTATGGTTTGTATAATCATAACAATTTGTTGGTTAGGATGTTTTCTTAAAACTGCATAATACAATTAAAAGTTTCATGATACATTAATACATTAAAAGTATTTGGTGTATCGTAGAATGGTAGAGTTTTTTTTCTGTATACCTCTACTTTTCAAGATCATCAGCCTGCTAAACTAATCGATGCTCTCTATAAGGAAGCATAATGATCTATGAGGAGAGAGAGAGGGTAAGATTGAGCGAGCTCCGCTGATTAGTTATCACTGGAGTGAGTAACCCACGGAGCGCAGACTTGGGGTCGCCGCGCTCTCCGCTCCGATTCTAAAAGTGGAGCTCGCATCGAGAGATCGGCGGAGAGCTGTGTCAGTTGGTTGCGAACGCACCAGTCGACCGGTCAGATCTGCGGCTCATTCCGCCGGCGTGCGAAATCTATAACGGTGGAGATCGGTCATCGGACGCACTACTCGATCACTCGATCGGTCAGAAGCCCCGAGGGAGATATCTTGGAACAGCCATGATCTCGCAGCTGGGACGGATTAGCATCATGAGCGCCGTGCTTTTGGCATTTGCGGCCCTCGTGCTTGGTGGGTAATATCACACATTTCAAGGTCTTATCACAGATCAGTGTAGAATTCAATTGATTGATATAGTTTGTTTGCAAACACTAGTAGAATAACTGTTTCCTATATCGTCTTTAAAGAATTTCTCTTTGCTTTCCAGCCAGCAGCTCGGAGAAAACCGAACTCGATCCCAATGCCACCTGCAACTACACGCTGGTGAAGAAGAAGACCTTGGGGGTGGATCCCTCGTTCTGGAAGAAGTTCTTCAAGCATCTCATACCCTTCACCAGTTCGAGGGGCAAAATGCAGTTCATACTCTTCAAGCGGGACTTCGCGGACTGCGGAAGGGAACTGTTCGTGGGCGATGTGGAAAACCTGAGGAACTCGGGCTTCGATGCACGTCATCAGACAAGGTAAGCGGGATTTCCGGGAAGATTAAAGCCCCGATCGAAGGGGAACTTTGCAGCGAAGTGAGTGTGCAACAATCAATTCATTACACTGAACGGTGAGATAATGGCTAAAAGCTGTACAAACCTTTCAGCTCACAACAATTGGCAGTGTATTTAGTATTCCTACTACCACTAAGCCCCAGAAATTAATGTGAGAGCAAAACAACAATCTAATGAATAGaaccaaaacaaatatttgctaAATGCTCTCaccaaataatttaatttttatatttcgcTACTAACACGAAAACAGGTTTCTCTGCTTTACATTTTTTGGTTGAGCTTTCGTTTGAATTATCGCCATTGAGTCATTGCCATTGGCTTGACACTTGATTTATTGCTAATTAAAagttaataaattataatagcTAACAGATAGAAATTGTACAAATTTACACCAAATACGCCAGACAATACACCAATTTTGCATTAAAAGATAAGATATCAGGCGAAGTTGATATCATATGTACATGAATCGAAATCTGTTTATTCTAAGGGGCATTGCTATTAGCTCTGTTCAGTCTTAAATTATATAGTTATGTTTACATTTATATTGACTTTCCCGACTGCTTATTTTTAGGATTGTCATTCATGGCTGGATGAGTCAGAGCAAGGGTTCGCATATAAGGAAGGTTAAAAACGCCTACCTCAGCCTGACCAATCCGGGACCCAATGGAGAGCCCGCCCCCTATGAAGACTTCAATGTGATCGTATGTGACTGGAGCAAGACTTCCACGAACGTGAACTACTACGAGGTGGCCAAGACGGTGGAGGACATGGGAGCCCTGCTGGCGGAACTGGTGCGCTATCTGAACCAGGAGGCGAACATGCACTACGATGACGTATACGTCATTGGACACTCGTTGGGAGCGCAGATCGCCGGCAGTGCTGGCAAGCAGATAATGCCATATCGATTCAACACCATATACGCCTTGGATCCGGCGGGTCCACAGTTCCGGGAGAAGAGCGACGAGTACCGAATCGATGCTAGTGACGCCTCCTACGTGGAGTCCATTCAAACCAGCGTTAGCTTTGGCTTCGAGCAGCCCGTGGGACACGCCACCTTCTATCCCAACTATGGGAAGAATCAGAAGAAGTGCTATGTCTATGGCTGTTCGCATAAGAGATCCCATGACTACTTCATAGAGTCGCTGACGAGTCCGGCGGGATTTTGGGGACCGCGCTGCGAGCGGCACGATGACGGCTCCTGGGTTCTCCTGATGAGCGATGGAGAGTTCCGGATGGGCGGGGAGCCCTCGATCCCCAAGAACGGAACCTTCTATGTGAAGACCTACTCCAAGCCACCCTATGCCATGGGCCACAGGTGGCAAACGGAACCGCCTCCGCGGGAAGATGATGTTGAGAACTCCACGGAAGAGTAGGATATTAGTGAATATGTGTACATGTGTTGATGAAATATAAGTTTGGTATTTATAATTGGTTAATTTGCTTTGCTTGTTGGTTACTTTCAATTATCatgtttcgtttcgttttcaatTCCTTACAGagcattttttataaatagtacACCTATTtctataaacattttttaagtTACTTCTTATCTCGCAACAACGTGAGCCAATTAAGTTTTATGGCAAACTATTCACACAAAAAACCAACTAGCGAGTGTGCAAGTCTGCTGGGAATACCTATTAGTAGCCTAAACTTCAAGATAGGTATATAAACCTCACGAGGCACAAGAGGCTTATCCACTATTTCCACAATATTCAACCGAAAATGTTCCGCGCTCAACGTGTTTGCTTTTACTTCGTAGCTTTCCTGGTCTTCGCAGCTGCCAGGCCCAAAATAAACTCGCAAAATTCCCAGAATCAAGTTGGATTACGAGTGGTCAAATTTTCGACCGCAGGAAGTGTTCCTTCCAAGTCATCAATATCCACAGAGGCAACTAGTGAACCATCGACTGTGAGCACCAGCGAAGATACTTCTGAGGGGCCCACAGTAACTTCACCATCATCAGCATCTGAGGAAACTAGTGAAGCACCTGAGAGTTCCAGCCAAGAACTGTCAACATTGACTGAAAACTCCAGCGAAAAGGCTTTTGAGGTGACCACAGTACCTTCATCTTCATCGACGGAAACTAGTGAAGCATCCAGCCAAGAAACCACGGAAAGTGAGGAGTCATCTGAAGATTCCTCTGAAGATGAAAGCTCCGAATCAAGTGAGGAATCAGAGGAAGGATCGTACTACTATGATGATTCGGATTCCGACTACTACGATAGTTACTTATATTACTGATGCATCGTGTTACCATTAAACTTTATGTCAAAACAGAATACAACTATTTTTGAAGAGGCTTGAAAATTTAGTGTAGTAAAAATGAAGCTGTCCTTCATACTGGGTCTTGCCTTTTCTAGTCTTTTGGCTTATGCAGGAGCATTGCCGGTGCCTCCAGCTCCATTGGTTATGGCATTGGTCACCAAACCCGAAATGGATATTCCAGATATTGATCTCTGGGCCAGGACCTAAGAGGTGAGCAGAGATGCCAATTTTCGACGCGACAAGACTTGATTAAACGGTTTAGTTACAGGATGCTTTAGACTGCCTTCTGCACACTGGTTTTCGCCCTGATTCGCTGCATATTTGGAAcagaatttttaattaaaacatacAATATGTTACCcaaattgttgctgctgcttttggaGCGCCGAAAAGCTGTGCAAAATTGCAGTTTTTGGACAAGAGGCTGCGGCGGGTTGTTGCTAATGCATTTACTTGGCTTAATTAGTTGGGATTCTACATTATTCATACGCCACGTGTGACCAGCGGCCACCCACTCGCCCGAAAATGGCCACCCACCCAATGTGCTGATGCCTGCCGTCTACTTCTTTTCCTGACAGCATCATAATTTTCACTTAATTAAAGTTGTCGTTGTTGTGGGTGCTGTGTTTGAGGTTTAGCTCGGGGAGCAGTTAGAGAGTTGTGGCGGTGCATTCGGGTCGAAAGTTGGGCGGCGGGGGAAAAAACATGGTATTTGTACTCACAAGTTTTCGCTCTTAATTTAATCCAGTCTAACTACGAAAGTTTTCGAATGCCCGGGTGATAGTTTGATCGCAGAGTTGGTTATTAAAATATCTTACGGTTTCGGTGGGAATTTCAATGCACGTGAAAGCACctgcaaatatgcaaatatttccACTTAaagagataatggaaaaactGCAATCCCTTCCCTACTAAAGTCGGAAAACGAAACACAATTCCAGAAGTATTAAATTTCTCACATGTTTCCGAAACACAAAGGCATCTCCGGGCAAATGCACAAAGTTGACAAGCCGAGACAATTAAAGTTTGGCATAATCTGTTGATTGGCTTAATAAATATCCAAACTCACTTATCGTAATTGTTATCCTAAAGTGACAGATTGACGGCAAAGCCAAATGGAAGAAGAAATCCTTTGAGGTTCCGGGCGAATGGACAGCCCGGTTGAATCTCAGGTGGAAAATGGATTCACTTAAATTTTATGCAAAATCATTTATCCTTTCTACCTTTTGCCCAAATAGTTGGCAGCCCGATTTCGATTTGGCCCGAAGTGGTTTCTTTCGATTGATGATTGTGTGTGAATCCCCGAGGGCGCAATATTTGCCCCTGAATttgattatttaaatttgcgCACATTCGTTTTCATGGcgcataaattatttatgagCCCAGTGTGTGGACGCCGGCAGTTCCATTATGGCATTCTAATTAAGGCGGCCCACAGAATGTCTCCCAAGTTCATTGTAAGTTAGAAGCCCCAAACTAACTGAAGTCCAAGGATGCGCATTGGAGCCTCAAAAATTCACCGTAAAATTCAGGAGCTGAGCACTTCGAGGACAAACCCTTTTGCGCTGACAGCCTGAAGACCAATTTGTCGCCCTGAAATGGACCGTGTGAAAGCCTCGGAGTGCCATAACTTTGCCGATGTGTTGGGTGTTGAGATTGTCGCCCCGGAAAACCCAAAAAAGCCAAAGAGACAGAGAGGAAAAATTAAGGCGAAATCAGGTTTCATTTTGCGGATGGCAAAGGGCTGCAAAGGACGCCAGCCGAGATGTCCTGGCAAATGAGTCCGATACGAAGGCGATGACAATGACTTACATTGCTGGAAATCCGAGCAGCACAAGGACCTGCAGGACACCCACTCCACACTCCACACTCGCTTAAGTTCATGTGCACACGCACTTAGGTCAGCAGATATCGGGCCGAAAGTTTTACTTACAGATATAACCCCCCCTATATCTCTGGATCTCCACGTCGCCGATGCCATTTGTGCAATTTTATAGCGTTTTTATGGCACACAAGTTTTGTGCTTTGTGCCTTCTGTCGGCGTGTCCTGCGTCCTCCGTCCGTTTTCCtctttaaaatattcaaatttgaTGTGTGTGCGGGTGGAGTGGCTGGGAAATCCGGCACTCCTGTGTGCTCAACTGTGTAATAGAGACGGCCATCTTCAAGTCACGGGAAAAGGTCATAGGAAATGTGGGAAAACGCTTGGGAAAACTCGCTGGTCGTCAACTTTTGATACCTAGAAGTTACCGTAGGACCTGTGAAAAATGCTAGCTTATAAAACGtataattttgaaattatttcttaaaataataattgctgAATTTTATATTAAGACCACTGGCTCCATCCCAGAGCAGTAGAATCTTCgccttatacatatatgtacatatattgtGTGGCACATGGAGCTACCCATTCACATATCCGTATCTATGTCAGTTCACTTgagtgctgttgttgttgcggctcCTACTTTTCGGGCCTTTTTCCAAGTTTGCGGTGTGATTTTATGTGCAAACTTAAATTATACAATTTGGGGCTCCATGAATACATTTCTGCCCGACTCCATCGTCTTGTGCTTTTCCGTAGCTGCTTTGCTGGCGAAAGGGACAATGAGTTGCTAAATGCTTTGAATATTCTTCTGGCCATTGCCTGGCATTGCATGC
This genomic stretch from Drosophila mauritiana strain mau12 chromosome 2L, ASM438214v1, whole genome shotgun sequence harbors:
- the LOC117150762 gene encoding endonuclease G, mitochondrial, which produces MSFHESSVHQWALCALAGVTGFVCGAFVQQEASIRQLLQQIRRDPYVYHHRHKLYPMLSTFGTDHEARLWNRPTSLADKIRELVLSPILDFVSAVVTRKTDSATTADLLDLVKYGLPSTENLYVHKDYVVSQDLHTNGARWICEHFRGDYERISSDEVGYSTMNLRYNDVYVLSSGSMSICKAFKRRIWNDLENYVSSMAKEFGSVYAYTGPIYTPTCYEIGKWTMKYEVFDWIPIPVPSHFFKVLIVESGVPGSEPFMEAFIIENSRRVGGKLNDHRVKVGEIERYTGLRFNKIMQPVVHFGKDSITVDTRAWAGRLEEISEPLVTFPPDQKLNLI
- the LOC117150765 gene encoding endonuclease G, mitochondrial — encoded protein: MDRKWQLLALGFVLGVTALCASFVGGMYFQHTDARKRLWELIQTDPYAYYLSPKIYEVFTFFETNNEADHRMRQIMKFGFPGLDDLRLYSDFVLSYDRRNRVAHWVCEHLQADSIHPNRGRRGRNPYQPDLSVPSNFRSELSDYRRSGFDRGHLAAAGNHHLQQNHCEDTFFLTNIAPQVGQGFNRGAWNNLEQYVRSLVHRFGSVFVCTGPLYKPNQRAGGKWAVEYEMIGLNMVAVPTHFFKVIMVESKLQLGKPYMEGYVLPNAPIPDGLPLRSFLCDIREIEHYAGLKFFDGLRRSALFGSNYPSESRVFREFS
- the LOC117150763 gene encoding endonuclease G, mitochondrial, yielding MEVPVKGILGLLATAGSFFALGAYYQHIDVMRKIRRLEQRNPHAYFIRRKLYALLGIFTVRADSSEFDVDPNDCHKLGGIMKYGFPSTNDITINETFDFVTSFDRRNSAILWICERVDLSNRVVYGDSTSVAPAGAFGQSEAARVFFLSNIRPFLNRGFNLTVWDRLLQYVHEISQRHGTVYVYTGSIYLPRELKSNGWFLEFQSEERTMVAVPTHFFKILVIDKKFESDTIPYAEAYVMPNSPLNNNVELKTLLSDVREIENATGLRFFEGLDRNFVNTQASNSIVHSLNGPLTNPLTLPMTNAVDSPSALTSSISPK
- the LOC117150540 gene encoding phospholipase A1 VesT1.02, producing the protein MISQLGRISIMSAVLLAFAALVLASSSEKTELDPNATCNYTLVKKKTLGVDPSFWKKFFKHLIPFTSSRGKMQFILFKRDFADCGRELFVGDVENLRNSGFDARHQTRIVIHGWMSQSKGSHIRKVKNAYLSLTNPGPNGEPAPYEDFNVIVCDWSKTSTNVNYYEVAKTVEDMGALLAELVRYLNQEANMHYDDVYVIGHSLGAQIAGSAGKQIMPYRFNTIYALDPAGPQFREKSDEYRIDASDASYVESIQTSVSFGFEQPVGHATFYPNYGKNQKKCYVYGCSHKRSHDYFIESLTSPAGFWGPRCERHDDGSWVLLMSDGEFRMGGEPSIPKNGTFYVKTYSKPPYAMGHRWQTEPPPREDDVENSTEE
- the LOC117150541 gene encoding putative protein TPRXL translates to MFRAQRVCFYFVAFLVFAAARPKINSQNSQNQVGLRVVKFSTAGSVPSKSSISTEATSEPSTVSTSEDTSEGPTVTSPSSASEETSEAPESSSQELSTLTENSSEKAFEVTTVPSSSSTETSEASSQETTESEESSEDSSEDESSESSEESEEGSYYYDDSDSDYYDSYLYY